In a genomic window of Sutcliffiella sp. FSL R7-0096:
- the ytfJ gene encoding GerW family sporulation protein — protein MSEHPIKSLMTTAMENLKDMIDVNTIIGDPVETPDGSVILTVSKVGFGFAAGGSEFHGGGSSGPDKHDGGGGNQQNQGQKLPFGGGSGGGVSITPIAFLIVNSHGVKMLHLDESTSIYERLLDLAPQAVEKVQHMLNNNKQNKGSQSSQSYNDHKQDLDF, from the coding sequence ATGTCTGAACATCCTATTAAGAGTCTGATGACGACTGCAATGGAAAATTTAAAAGATATGATTGATGTAAACACCATCATCGGTGATCCGGTAGAAACCCCGGATGGAAGTGTCATCCTTACCGTTTCCAAAGTTGGCTTCGGATTTGCTGCAGGAGGAAGTGAGTTCCACGGTGGTGGTTCATCAGGTCCAGATAAACATGATGGAGGTGGCGGCAACCAACAGAACCAAGGTCAAAAGCTACCTTTTGGCGGAGGTAGTGGGGGCGGGGTTTCCATCACACCAATCGCTTTCTTGATTGTAAATTCCCATGGGGTAAAAATGCTACACCTCGATGAAAGTACAAGTATCTATGAAAGACTGTTGGATCTTGCTCCACAGGCAGTTGAAAAGGTCCAGCATATGTTGAATAACAATAAACAAAACAAAGGAAGTCAATCGAGTCAATCTTATAATGACCATAAGCAGGACTTGGACTTCTAA
- a CDS encoding IS110 family transposase: protein MDFKQNQKINQVTENTLVVGIDIAKRKHFACFVDDRGRVLQKSFSVLQSSDGFDRFYERILAAMKEYEKTEVIVGIEPTGHYWLNLAYFLEERGIPLVMTNPMHVKRSKELDDNLPTKHDRKDALVIARLIKDGRFSYPRILKDVEAELRVGSTFRSKLTEELGAVKNMVIRWLDRYFPEFTQVFPTFGKMAMAVLECTPFPADLHQKQPDEVLALYRKVEGLKSPQRPKAIRLIELASDSIGVTEGREMARMEIATLVRRYHQLEQEIESITQHLVELIQTSVEYEWLSTVPGLGDTTIVDLLAEIGSFSHYEDPRQLIKLAGLTLRENSSGQHKGQKRISKRGRRKLRSLLFRVMMPMIRHNEAFKRLHDYYTNRKDNPLRKKQSIVVLCGKLLKVLHGISTKHKAFDAKRMMRDIPSLAEAM, encoded by the coding sequence ATGGATTTTAAACAAAATCAGAAGATAAATCAAGTCACCGAAAATACACTTGTAGTCGGAATCGATATTGCAAAGCGGAAACACTTCGCCTGCTTTGTCGATGACCGTGGGCGTGTGCTTCAAAAATCTTTTTCGGTATTACAGTCTAGCGACGGTTTTGATCGTTTTTACGAGCGTATTTTGGCTGCCATGAAAGAATACGAAAAGACGGAGGTCATTGTCGGGATTGAACCTACCGGCCATTACTGGCTTAATCTAGCCTATTTCCTTGAGGAACGAGGCATTCCCCTGGTGATGACCAATCCTATGCACGTTAAGCGGTCAAAAGAATTGGATGACAACTTGCCAACCAAACATGACCGTAAAGATGCGTTAGTTATCGCTCGCCTGATTAAAGATGGACGCTTCAGTTATCCTCGTATCCTAAAGGATGTGGAGGCTGAACTCCGTGTGGGTTCAACGTTCAGAAGCAAGTTGACAGAGGAACTGGGTGCCGTCAAAAACATGGTCATTCGCTGGCTGGATCGCTATTTTCCTGAGTTCACCCAGGTCTTTCCGACATTCGGAAAGATGGCAATGGCTGTCCTGGAGTGCACACCATTTCCGGCCGATCTTCATCAGAAACAACCGGATGAAGTATTGGCACTTTACCGTAAGGTCGAGGGGCTCAAATCCCCCCAAAGGCCGAAAGCCATACGACTGATAGAACTCGCTTCAGACTCGATCGGGGTAACAGAAGGACGGGAGATGGCCCGTATGGAAATTGCCACACTCGTTCGCCGTTACCACCAGTTAGAACAAGAGATTGAAAGCATTACGCAGCACCTGGTTGAACTTATCCAAACATCAGTAGAATACGAATGGCTCTCAACGGTTCCTGGACTTGGAGATACCACGATTGTCGATTTACTAGCTGAAATCGGAAGCTTTTCTCACTATGAAGATCCACGCCAACTAATCAAACTCGCGGGATTGACATTACGGGAAAATTCCTCCGGCCAGCACAAAGGACAAAAGCGAATCTCCAAAAGGGGCAGAAGAAAGCTTCGTTCCCTCCTATTCCGAGTGATGATGCCGATGATTCGCCATAATGAAGCTTTTAAAAGGCTCCATGATTACTACACAAACCGTAAGGATAATCCGTTACGCAAGAAGCAATCCATCGTGGTCCTATGCGGAAAACTCTTAAAAGTTCTCCATGGAATCAGCACGAAGCACAAAGCGTTTGACGCAAAGCGAATGATGAGGGATATTCCTAGTCTCGCAGAGGCTATGTAA
- the tpx gene encoding thiol peroxidase — protein sequence MANVTFKGNQMTLVGSEVKVGDQAPNFSVLANDLSPVTLENYKGFKKLISVVPSIDTGVCDQQTRKFNEEAAKLDNVKVITVSMDLPFAQKRWCAASGLDNVEVVSDHRDASFGEAYGVLMQELRLLARSTFVVDSNDKVTYVEYVGEGTDHPNYEAAIEAVKTAE from the coding sequence ATGGCAAACGTAACATTCAAAGGGAACCAAATGACATTAGTCGGAAGTGAAGTGAAAGTGGGAGACCAGGCTCCAAACTTCTCCGTTCTTGCAAATGACCTATCTCCAGTAACATTGGAAAACTACAAAGGCTTCAAGAAATTGATCAGCGTAGTACCTTCCATCGATACAGGAGTATGCGATCAACAAACTCGCAAATTCAACGAAGAGGCAGCTAAGCTTGATAATGTAAAAGTAATTACAGTCAGCATGGACTTGCCTTTTGCGCAAAAACGTTGGTGTGCAGCTAGCGGACTTGACAATGTGGAAGTAGTATCTGACCACCGTGATGCTTCTTTTGGTGAAGCTTACGGCGTATTGATGCAAGAGCTACGCCTTCTTGCCCGCTCCACGTTTGTTGTGGACTCCAATGACAAAGTGACATACGTTGAATATGTTGGGGAAGGTACGGACCACCCTAATTATGAGGCGGCAATCGAAGCAGTAAAAACTGCAGAATAA
- a CDS encoding DUF2953 domain-containing protein: MIWTSIIVAIILILLIVVLVTRITIQFYFHHQLDNDDQMTVKLSAWFGLLRYTIDVPLISVDTDTASIHVEEKTKMGAGDTSQGKKKEKNFSPKEIWQSFQDTYELVRHVVGMHEIVRRMMARMEVKQLEWHSNIGLGDAAHTGMIVGVGWSIKGGVVGILSDYTAFKAHPILSITPYFQQTVSQTLIKCMFRFRIGHAMLAGIRIVKYWKGGRPKFKTRPLSLLSKEDKHESM, translated from the coding sequence GTGATTTGGACCAGTATTATCGTAGCCATCATACTTATTCTCTTGATTGTGGTTCTTGTCACAAGGATTACCATTCAATTTTATTTCCATCATCAGCTGGACAACGATGATCAGATGACAGTGAAACTGAGTGCATGGTTTGGATTGTTGCGGTATACCATTGACGTGCCACTGATTAGCGTGGACACGGACACCGCATCTATCCACGTCGAGGAAAAAACCAAGATGGGAGCAGGAGATACGTCCCAGGGGAAAAAGAAGGAGAAAAACTTCTCTCCTAAAGAGATTTGGCAGAGCTTTCAAGATACGTATGAACTTGTTCGACATGTTGTGGGCATGCATGAAATAGTTCGCAGAATGATGGCAAGAATGGAAGTAAAACAGTTGGAATGGCATAGCAATATTGGATTAGGGGATGCTGCGCACACTGGAATGATTGTAGGAGTTGGTTGGTCGATTAAAGGGGGAGTTGTTGGTATTTTAAGTGACTACACCGCCTTTAAGGCTCATCCGATTCTTTCCATCACACCCTACTTCCAACAAACTGTATCCCAAACTCTAATAAAGTGTATGTTTCGATTTCGAATCGGGCATGCTATGTTGGCAGGTATAAGAATCGTTAAATATTGGAAGGGCGGCAGACCAAAATTCAAAACCCGCCCGTTATCCTTGTTGTCCAAAGAGGATAAGCACGAATCCATGTAA